The Mucilaginibacter yixingensis genome window below encodes:
- a CDS encoding alpha-L-arabinofuranosidase C-terminal domain-containing protein yields the protein MNNGHRYDAYDRSKSKVYVGEYASKGNALANALAEAVYMTSLERNGDVVKMSSYAPLLANQNHTSWNPNLIYFTNTEITPTVNYYVQQLFSANAGDTYYADAVRFQKGSTPDSLLAASCVKDSKTKTVILKVVNAGSASVAAGIDLSRFGKLSSKATVAVLSGKPQDKNTAQNPSTVSPVNNELSVRKTFTYKAPAYFVSVIRITYGKSD from the coding sequence TTGAACAACGGTCATCGTTATGATGCTTACGATCGTTCCAAGTCTAAAGTTTATGTCGGCGAATACGCTTCAAAAGGTAACGCGTTGGCGAACGCACTGGCTGAAGCTGTTTATATGACCTCCTTAGAGCGGAATGGGGATGTGGTAAAAATGAGCTCATATGCACCACTATTGGCTAACCAGAATCATACCTCCTGGAATCCTAATCTTATCTATTTCACCAATACCGAAATCACACCGACTGTGAACTATTATGTGCAACAGCTCTTCTCTGCAAATGCCGGCGATACCTATTACGCCGACGCTGTTAGATTTCAAAAGGGAAGTACCCCTGATAGCTTATTAGCGGCATCATGTGTGAAAGATAGTAAGACCAAAACCGTAATTCTGAAAGTGGTTAATGCCGGATCAGCATCCGTAGCCGCCGGGATCGACCTTTCAAGATTCGGAAAACTTTCGTCAAAAGCTACCGTGGCCGTTTTATCCGGTAAGCCACAGGATAAAAATACAGCACAAAACCCGTCAACTGTCTCGCCGGTGAATAATGAGTTGAGCGTGCGAAAGACGTTTACGTATAAAGCTCCGGCCTATTTCGTGAGTGTTATACGGATCACATACGGTAAAAGTGATTGA
- a CDS encoding carbohydrate binding domain-containing protein — protein MRKLSQLSLLIVLCFITSKAVAQRGAAGGSKQISPDLFGIFFEDLSYAADGGLYAELVQNRSFEYTPADKKGWNPLTAWDYTTEGFGYGELSVESSSPINVNNPHYIKLTISDPGQKGIGVTNEGYDGIPVKAGEQYNFSLYARLMSADQIPLTVSLRGKKGEVYGEASIVAGAKDWKKYSAVITANTTDADARLVVLAKRYPGIGHDIAVSTKNF, from the coding sequence ATGAGAAAATTAAGCCAATTAAGTTTACTGATAGTTTTATGTTTCATCACTTCAAAGGCTGTCGCCCAGCGGGGTGCTGCCGGTGGTAGCAAGCAGATAAGCCCTGATTTGTTTGGAATCTTTTTTGAAGACCTTAGTTATGCTGCCGACGGCGGCCTATATGCTGAACTGGTGCAGAACAGGTCTTTCGAATATACACCTGCCGATAAGAAGGGCTGGAATCCACTGACCGCTTGGGATTATACAACTGAGGGTTTCGGTTATGGCGAGCTCTCTGTTGAAAGCAGTAGTCCCATAAACGTCAATAATCCTCATTATATCAAATTGACCATCAGCGATCCTGGGCAGAAAGGTATAGGGGTCACTAACGAGGGTTATGACGGTATACCTGTCAAAGCAGGCGAGCAATACAATTTCAGCCTTTACGCCCGGTTAATGTCAGCTGATCAAATCCCCTTAACGGTGTCTTTACGTGGGAAAAAAGGGGAGGTCTATGGCGAAGCCAGTATTGTGGCAGGCGCTAAGGACTGGAAAAAGTATTCCGCCGTTATTACTGCGAATACAACAGATGCCGATGCACGGTTAGTCGTTTTGGCAAAAAGGTATCCTGGCATTGGACATGATATCGCTGTTTCCACAAAAAACTTTTAA
- a CDS encoding TIM-barrel domain-containing protein: MFKKLLPLGIFLASCFWASGQTSVGMPGGVKTKFKNYNIEIRYYSDKIVRVIKYPLDSTVHKKSLSVIMVPEKVQLKVTKTSNGISLQSVSVQTKLDLSNGAITFSKPDGTVLLAEKPDGFQLNPIKDVNLNRYQAAQSFVLDTTEAIYGLGQQQNGKMNQRNTKVLLENANTKVCIPYFQSIKGYGLFWDNYSPTDFTDTKTETVFNSHIADLGDYYFMYGGNGDGVVAQMRTLTGQAPMMPFWTFGFSQSRERYKTQDELLDVVKKYRSLHVPLDGIVQDWQYWGADSVWNAMTFDHTTYPTPQQWVNEIHNLHAKLFIVAWPGFGPKTPQYTEFDKNNQLINFHSWPPKAGTKVYDPFNQAARDIYWRYLNKGIFSLGIDAWWLDSTEPDHIDVKPVDFEQPTAMGSFRSIQNAFPLMHVGNVYDHQRATTSDKRVSILARSAFAGSQRYGANTWSGDISSRWDVFTRQVPAALNFTLTGIPYWNADIGGFFARDYEKTGGAKNPKFQELYTRWLEFAAFTPLMRSHGTMVPREIYQFGERGEWPFDAQERFINIRYHLLPYLYSTAWDVTRHSGSIMRALYLDYPNDPQVYDLGSQFLLGRSLLVAPVTAADNKTTSVYLPAGKWFDFWTGQSVVGGSKVEKATPMDIIPLYLKAGTVMPWGPKVEYSTEKKWDQLELRIYPGADGNFTLYEDEGDNYNYEKGKYTEIGFHWNDKARTLTIDQRKGAFTGMLSSRKFNVVIVDANHGAGYENASRFDQTVGYDGKQAVVSFKK, encoded by the coding sequence ATGTTTAAAAAGTTACTGCCATTAGGTATTTTTTTAGCCAGCTGCTTTTGGGCGTCAGGCCAAACATCTGTGGGAATGCCGGGAGGTGTAAAGACAAAATTTAAAAACTACAATATCGAGATAAGGTATTACAGTGACAAAATCGTTAGGGTGATCAAATACCCGCTTGATTCAACTGTTCATAAAAAAAGTTTGTCTGTGATCATGGTGCCTGAAAAGGTTCAATTGAAGGTCACAAAAACGAGTAACGGAATCAGTTTGCAGTCTGTCAGCGTGCAAACTAAATTAGATCTTTCAAATGGCGCTATAACTTTCAGCAAACCTGACGGAACAGTGTTGCTGGCTGAAAAACCGGATGGCTTTCAGCTTAACCCAATTAAAGACGTAAACCTTAACCGATATCAGGCAGCACAATCTTTTGTGTTAGACACTACTGAGGCTATTTACGGTTTGGGACAGCAGCAAAATGGCAAAATGAATCAACGAAATACAAAGGTGCTGCTGGAAAATGCCAACACCAAAGTATGTATACCTTATTTTCAATCAATTAAAGGTTATGGCTTGTTTTGGGATAATTACTCGCCGACGGATTTTACCGATACAAAGACAGAAACTGTTTTTAATTCTCATATAGCCGACCTGGGTGATTACTATTTTATGTATGGCGGCAATGGTGATGGCGTAGTAGCACAGATGCGCACATTAACAGGTCAGGCGCCGATGATGCCGTTCTGGACGTTCGGTTTCAGCCAGTCGCGTGAGCGTTACAAAACGCAGGATGAGTTGTTGGATGTAGTGAAAAAATATCGTAGCCTGCATGTTCCTCTAGACGGCATTGTGCAAGACTGGCAGTACTGGGGTGCAGATAGTGTATGGAATGCGATGACGTTTGATCATACAACTTACCCGACGCCACAACAATGGGTAAACGAAATCCATAATCTGCATGCCAAACTTTTCATCGTGGCCTGGCCCGGTTTCGGACCAAAAACGCCGCAGTATACAGAGTTCGATAAAAACAACCAGTTGATCAATTTTCATTCCTGGCCACCCAAAGCCGGTACTAAAGTTTATGACCCTTTTAACCAGGCCGCCCGGGATATTTATTGGCGTTATCTGAATAAAGGTATTTTTTCTTTAGGAATTGATGCTTGGTGGCTGGATTCGACAGAGCCCGACCACATAGATGTTAAACCGGTTGATTTCGAACAGCCGACTGCCATGGGATCATTCCGCAGCATACAAAATGCGTTCCCATTAATGCATGTAGGTAACGTTTATGATCACCAGCGCGCGACTACCAGCGATAAGCGTGTTTCGATACTGGCCAGATCTGCTTTTGCCGGGAGCCAGCGTTACGGTGCTAATACTTGGAGCGGCGACATATCTTCGCGCTGGGATGTGTTTACCCGGCAGGTACCGGCCGCATTAAACTTTACGCTAACTGGTATTCCTTACTGGAACGCCGATATTGGTGGCTTCTTTGCCCGTGACTATGAGAAAACCGGGGGTGCCAAAAATCCTAAATTCCAGGAACTATACACTCGCTGGTTGGAATTTGCTGCCTTTACACCATTAATGCGCTCACACGGAACAATGGTACCCCGGGAGATCTATCAATTTGGTGAGCGCGGGGAATGGCCGTTTGATGCACAGGAGCGATTTATTAACATTCGCTATCACTTATTGCCTTATCTGTATAGCACCGCCTGGGATGTAACCCGCCATTCGGGTTCCATTATGCGCGCGTTGTATTTAGACTATCCAAATGATCCTCAGGTATATGATTTAGGTTCTCAGTTCCTTCTCGGCAGATCCCTGTTAGTTGCACCGGTTACTGCTGCCGATAACAAAACGACCTCTGTCTATCTGCCGGCAGGCAAATGGTTCGACTTTTGGACAGGCCAATCTGTAGTTGGAGGTAGCAAAGTGGAGAAAGCTACACCAATGGATATCATTCCGTTATATCTGAAGGCCGGTACTGTCATGCCATGGGGGCCAAAAGTAGAGTACTCTACAGAAAAGAAATGGGATCAGTTGGAATTGCGTATCTACCCGGGAGCAGACGGCAACTTTACGCTTTATGAAGACGAGGGTGATAACTATAATTACGAAAAAGGTAAATACACCGAAATTGGTTTTCATTGGAATGATAAAGCCAGAACTCTGACTATTGACCAGCGCAAGGGTGCTTTTACAGGGATGTTATCTTCCCGGAAATTCAATGTGGTTATTGTTGACGCTAACCATGGGGCTGGCTATGAAAATGCCAGCAGGTTTGATCAAACTGTTGGTTATGACGGCAAACAGGCGGTGGTCAGTTTCAAAAAATAA